One Granulicella sp. 5B5 DNA window includes the following coding sequences:
- a CDS encoding M28 family peptidase — protein MNLLRSGQAAVTAMALLLVSASPAQQQGGDKVDLDTLAQIKTEAYQHSQVMENLFYISEVYGPRITNSPNHRAAAEWAMKQMKDWGLKNVHIEEWGPFGYGWQIKKYYGALETPAYAALIGFPLAWTPSTNGPVTADAVFAPLHSKEDFAKYHGKLKGKIVLIFDPRELAMHTEPDAKRLTDEEIQARVNGNGFGGARRGRANAPKPGEYTPATLSTAAPTGRILRNEVNTFLKEEGALVAITPGYNGDGGTIFASYGGSQDPKDPVGPPMAAITPEQYNRVVRLIQHGITPKLTFDIQTEYQKKDLMGLNVVGEIPGTTKPDEVVMVGGHFDSWQGGTGATDNGTGSSVAMEAVRILTTLHKPMARTVRVALWGGEEEGLYGSLAYVQTHFAPRDTMVQTPEYKNLDVYFNDDSGSGRFRGVSALGNAELAEIFRSWIAPEAIKDSGLIAVTGLHQGPTLQPGGTDSTSFSWIGLDGIGFMQDPLEYGSRTHHSNMDLYDRVQKDDVEQGSMIEAWFAYNAATRPDMLPRIPTPEPTKK, from the coding sequence ATGAATCTGCTCCGCTCCGGGCAGGCAGCCGTCACGGCAATGGCGCTGCTGCTCGTCTCAGCTTCACCCGCGCAACAACAAGGCGGCGACAAAGTTGATCTCGACACCCTCGCACAGATCAAGACCGAGGCCTACCAGCACTCACAGGTGATGGAAAACCTCTTCTACATCTCGGAGGTCTACGGCCCGCGCATCACCAACAGCCCGAACCACCGCGCCGCCGCCGAGTGGGCCATGAAGCAGATGAAAGACTGGGGCCTCAAGAACGTCCACATTGAAGAGTGGGGTCCCTTCGGCTACGGCTGGCAGATCAAGAAGTACTACGGCGCTCTCGAAACCCCTGCCTACGCCGCGCTCATCGGCTTCCCCCTCGCATGGACTCCCAGCACCAATGGCCCCGTCACCGCCGACGCCGTTTTTGCACCACTCCACTCCAAGGAAGACTTCGCCAAATACCACGGCAAGCTCAAGGGCAAGATCGTCCTCATCTTCGATCCGCGCGAGCTCGCCATGCACACGGAACCCGACGCGAAACGCCTGACCGATGAGGAGATCCAGGCACGTGTTAACGGCAACGGCTTTGGCGGCGCCCGCCGTGGCCGAGCCAACGCCCCCAAGCCCGGCGAATACACCCCCGCAACGCTCTCCACGGCCGCGCCCACTGGCCGCATCCTGCGCAACGAGGTCAACACCTTCCTCAAAGAAGAAGGCGCGCTTGTCGCCATCACCCCCGGCTACAACGGCGATGGCGGCACCATCTTCGCCTCCTACGGCGGCTCGCAGGACCCCAAAGACCCCGTCGGGCCGCCCATGGCAGCCATTACGCCCGAGCAGTACAACCGCGTCGTCCGCCTCATCCAGCACGGCATCACGCCAAAACTCACCTTCGACATCCAGACCGAGTATCAGAAGAAAGACCTCATGGGTTTGAACGTAGTCGGCGAAATCCCCGGAACCACCAAGCCCGATGAAGTCGTCATGGTCGGCGGTCACTTCGACAGCTGGCAGGGCGGCACCGGCGCCACCGACAACGGCACCGGCTCCTCCGTCGCGATGGAAGCCGTGCGCATCTTAACTACGCTGCACAAGCCCATGGCCCGCACCGTTCGCGTCGCTCTCTGGGGCGGGGAAGAAGAGGGCCTCTACGGCTCGCTGGCCTATGTGCAGACCCACTTCGCCCCCCGCGACACCATGGTCCAGACGCCCGAGTACAAGAACCTCGATGTCTACTTCAACGACGACTCCGGTTCAGGCCGGTTCCGTGGTGTCTCCGCCCTCGGCAACGCAGAGCTTGCGGAGATCTTCCGCTCTTGGATCGCCCCTGAAGCCATCAAGGACTCCGGCCTCATTGCTGTAACAGGCCTGCACCAGGGCCCAACCCTGCAGCCCGGCGGCACCGACTCCACCAGCTTCTCCTGGATCGGCCTCGACGGCATAGGCTTTATGCAGGACCCGCTGGAGTACGGCTCCCGCACTCACCACTCCAACATGGATTTGTACGACCGTGTCCAGAAGGACGATGTCGAGCAGGGCTCCATGATCGAAGCCTGGTTCGCCTACAACGCAGCCACCCGGCCGGACATGCTCCCGCGCATCCCAACCCCCGAACCCACCAAGAAGTAG
- the thrB gene encoding homoserine kinase: MSRTTQPAIRLTLPATSANLGPGFDAAGLALSMHLTVEAHLAAAFAVDATGRDADLCAALDNNLILDTYRDILTRHNHPILPLHLKLHNEIPLGMGCGSSAAALLAGVALADHFGSLALGDHGILAEANRLEGHPDNVAACWLGGFTVSGEDSGEVLTATFPGDPTWQILLALQPTSLATKKARALLPDTYSKADAVFNVQRASLLVAAFAQNRLDLLRTAMQDRIHQPYRAEACPLLKQLLPLAAEPELAGIALSGAGPSVLIFLAEDTTPLAAETRLRAILDPAVEILSLRIAPGATTAIL, encoded by the coding sequence TTGAGCAGAACCACCCAGCCCGCCATCCGCCTCACACTCCCGGCCACCTCCGCCAACCTCGGCCCCGGCTTCGACGCGGCGGGCCTGGCACTCTCCATGCACCTCACCGTCGAGGCACACCTCGCCGCAGCCTTCGCCGTCGACGCCACCGGACGCGACGCCGATCTCTGCGCAGCGCTCGACAACAACCTCATCCTCGACACCTACCGCGACATCCTCACCCGTCACAACCATCCGATTCTCCCGCTCCATCTCAAGCTCCACAACGAGATCCCTCTTGGCATGGGCTGCGGCTCATCCGCCGCCGCACTCCTCGCCGGTGTAGCCCTCGCCGACCACTTCGGCAGCCTCGCTCTCGGCGACCACGGCATCCTCGCCGAAGCCAACCGGCTCGAAGGCCATCCCGACAACGTCGCCGCCTGCTGGCTCGGCGGCTTCACCGTCTCCGGCGAAGACAGCGGAGAAGTCCTCACCGCAACCTTCCCCGGCGACCCCACCTGGCAGATTCTGCTCGCCCTGCAGCCCACCTCGCTCGCAACGAAAAAGGCTCGCGCGCTCCTGCCCGACACCTACAGCAAAGCCGACGCCGTCTTCAACGTCCAGCGCGCCTCACTCCTCGTCGCTGCCTTCGCACAGAACCGCCTCGATCTCCTCCGCACCGCCATGCAGGACCGCATCCACCAGCCCTACCGAGCCGAGGCCTGCCCACTCCTCAAGCAGCTTCTCCCACTCGCCGCGGAGCCCGAACTCGCAGGCATCGCCCTCAGCGGCGCAGGCCCTTCGGTCCTCATCTTCCTCGCCGAAGACACCACCCCACTCGCCGCCGAAACCCGTCTCCGCGCCATCCTCGATCCCGCCGTCGAAATTCTTTCCCTCCGCATAGCTCCCGGCGCAACCACCGCGATCCTGTAG
- the trxA gene encoding thioredoxin: protein MASNLVGAVTDASFDATVLASETPVLVDFWAAWCGPCRALAPVVDEVAADYAGKLKVLKMDVDSNPATAGRFGIRGIPALLVFKGGKVAEQIVGFVPKEHIDGALKRVLGATVAV, encoded by the coding sequence ATGGCAAGCAACCTCGTAGGCGCCGTAACCGACGCCAGCTTCGACGCCACCGTTCTCGCATCCGAGACCCCAGTACTCGTCGACTTCTGGGCGGCCTGGTGCGGTCCGTGTCGCGCGCTCGCTCCCGTTGTCGATGAGGTCGCAGCCGACTACGCCGGCAAGCTCAAGGTCCTCAAAATGGACGTTGACTCCAACCCGGCCACCGCTGGCCGCTTCGGCATCCGCGGCATCCCCGCACTGCTCGTCTTCAAGGGCGGCAAGGTGGCGGAGCAGATTGTGGGCTTCGTCCCCAAGGAGCACATCGACGGCGCTCTTAAGCGCGTCCTTGGTGCAACGGTTGCAGTCTAA
- a CDS encoding class I SAM-dependent methyltransferase — translation MSIESEDIIDLYERHADAWVQSRLAESTLYEKQWLDRFCALLPKVASILDCGCGVGEPIARYLTQCGHAVTGVDSSPAMARMFQARLPSQRAVVADMRTLCLPETFRGVLAWDSLFHLNHADQRKMFQMFRAHAAPGTALMFTSGPSHGEIVGQLEGDPLYHASFAAAEYRQLLAEQGFAVVFHSPEDYSCFGRTIWLAQLQ, via the coding sequence ATGAGTATCGAATCCGAAGACATCATTGATCTCTATGAGCGTCATGCAGATGCCTGGGTTCAATCTCGATTAGCGGAGAGCACTCTTTATGAGAAGCAATGGTTGGATCGCTTCTGTGCGCTTCTTCCGAAGGTCGCTTCGATTCTCGATTGCGGCTGTGGCGTTGGAGAACCAATCGCACGTTATTTGACCCAATGTGGGCATGCTGTCACGGGCGTTGATTCCTCGCCTGCGATGGCACGGATGTTTCAGGCTCGTCTGCCCTCACAGCGTGCAGTGGTAGCAGATATGCGGACGCTCTGTCTTCCGGAAACATTTCGCGGTGTCCTCGCGTGGGATAGCCTCTTTCATCTAAACCATGCTGACCAACGGAAGATGTTTCAGATGTTTCGGGCACATGCCGCACCGGGCACCGCACTGATGTTTACATCTGGCCCATCCCATGGTGAGATTGTCGGGCAGCTAGAAGGAGACCCGCTCTACCACGCGAGCTTCGCCGCCGCTGAGTACCGCCAATTGCTTGCGGAGCAGGGCTTCGCCGTCGTGTTCCACTCGCCAGAGGATTACAGCTGTTTCGGGCGAACGATATGGCTTGCGCAATTGCAATAG
- a CDS encoding DUF1330 domain-containing protein yields MSAIMISDITVLNEEAFQTYRTRAAPVIEQFGGRYLARNGEVRVLEGQWKPRAIVVVEFPSLEQAETWYRSPEYAHALEVRDLALTRDLILVDGYGGE; encoded by the coding sequence ATGTCTGCCATCATGATCTCCGATATCACCGTTCTCAACGAAGAAGCCTTCCAGACGTATCGCACGCGCGCGGCCCCGGTCATCGAGCAGTTTGGCGGGCGGTATCTGGCACGCAACGGTGAGGTGCGGGTGCTGGAGGGACAGTGGAAGCCGCGGGCGATTGTGGTCGTGGAGTTTCCAAGCCTCGAACAGGCGGAAACCTGGTACCGCTCGCCGGAGTATGCGCATGCACTCGAGGTGCGGGACCTGGCGCTTACGCGCGACCTCATTCTGGTGGATGGCTACGGTGGCGAATAG
- a CDS encoding hemolysin family protein → MLEWILVHGSLIAFFILANSFFVAAEFALVSVRETRIEQLILLNRPGARTALQLKRHIDEVLPAVQFGVTLASLALGGIGEPALADALVGTIARLTWLPGIGVHALLYTHIISVIIAFALITYFEVLLGELVPKSLALQRAERLALAVSGPVDVFIRMTRPAVRLMNISAALVLRLFRAPLSGESSAHSPEELKLMATASRRSGVLPSLQEEMIHRAIELNQVTASEIMTPRGKVFSLPADLTLEAASARIVEEQHSRVPVYDPTRGRDHIIGVVYSKDVSRLMHFRSVAQGLGNKQPSGITLRQVMRDVLLIPETKRAVELLEEFQQRRRQIAIVVDEFGSTLGLVTAEDVLEQVVGELEDEFDTGRNLPLPAAGGGLLLDGTASLRDLVTQLRWRFPRENGVETLAGFLLVHFGHIPRENESIDFEGRRFTVVRMEGKRIAQIRVDPLHDADHETLLAEVEA, encoded by the coding sequence ATGCTGGAGTGGATTCTCGTTCACGGAAGCCTGATCGCCTTCTTCATTCTGGCGAACAGCTTCTTTGTGGCTGCTGAGTTCGCCCTCGTTAGCGTCCGCGAAACCCGCATCGAGCAGCTTATTCTGCTCAACCGTCCCGGCGCCCGCACCGCCCTCCAGCTCAAGCGACACATCGACGAAGTCCTCCCCGCCGTGCAGTTCGGCGTCACCCTCGCCTCGCTCGCTCTCGGCGGCATCGGCGAACCCGCGCTCGCCGACGCCCTCGTCGGCACCATCGCCCGCCTCACCTGGCTCCCCGGCATCGGAGTCCACGCGCTGCTCTACACGCACATCATCTCCGTCATCATCGCCTTCGCCCTCATCACCTACTTTGAGGTACTCCTCGGCGAGCTAGTCCCCAAATCCCTCGCCCTTCAGCGCGCCGAGCGCCTCGCCCTCGCCGTCTCCGGCCCTGTCGATGTCTTCATCCGCATGACGCGCCCCGCCGTGCGCTTGATGAACATCTCCGCCGCGCTCGTCCTGCGCCTCTTCCGCGCCCCGCTCAGCGGCGAGTCCTCCGCGCACTCCCCGGAAGAACTCAAGCTCATGGCCACCGCCAGCCGCCGCTCCGGCGTCCTGCCATCCCTGCAGGAGGAGATGATCCACCGCGCCATCGAGCTCAATCAGGTCACCGCCTCCGAGATCATGACTCCCCGCGGCAAGGTCTTCTCGCTCCCCGCCGACCTCACGCTCGAAGCCGCCAGCGCCCGCATCGTAGAAGAGCAGCACTCCCGCGTCCCCGTCTATGACCCCACCCGTGGCCGCGACCACATCATCGGCGTCGTCTACTCCAAGGATGTCTCGCGCCTCATGCACTTCCGCAGCGTCGCCCAGGGACTCGGCAACAAGCAGCCCTCCGGCATCACACTGCGTCAGGTCATGCGCGACGTCCTCCTCATCCCCGAAACCAAGCGCGCCGTCGAGCTCCTCGAAGAGTTCCAGCAGCGCCGCCGCCAGATCGCCATCGTCGTCGACGAGTTCGGTTCCACCCTCGGCCTCGTCACCGCCGAAGACGTCCTCGAGCAGGTCGTCGGCGAGCTCGAAGACGAGTTCGACACCGGCCGCAACCTCCCGCTACCCGCAGCCGGCGGCGGTCTCCTCCTCGACGGCACCGCCAGTCTCCGCGATCTCGTCACGCAGCTCCGCTGGCGCTTCCCCCGCGAGAACGGCGTCGAAACACTCGCCGGCTTCCTCCTCGTCCACTTCGGTCACATTCCCCGCGAAAACGAGTCCATCGACTTCGAAGGCCGCCGCTTCACCGTCGTCCGCATGGAAGGCAAGCGCATCGCCCAAATTCGCGTCGACCCGCTCCACGACGCAGACCACGAAACACTCCTCGCCGAGGTCGAAGCGTAG
- a CDS encoding M15 family metallopeptidase — MIRSRTLKFIAMAFWAPLCLSAQNKSLEPAISSLPAEMKVAMTGKSWKQGCPVSLDDLALVRVTYLGLDGLAHEGKLVVNKQIAEDVVSVFGDLYKARFPIRKIGFWDDYGAGVYAEQNITVGFYCEKADDAPTEWSSHAYGMAIDINPFLNPFLDLQHKWWPLAAASNVPRDRTPGKVSTDSAVFAIFTRHGWAWGGFDAGVPDYMHFTKVTVGDGARMDRPYIVTGLKYVPNGATERAQPK; from the coding sequence ATGATTCGATCCCGCACGCTTAAATTCATCGCTATGGCATTCTGGGCACCACTCTGCCTGAGTGCACAGAATAAATCCCTCGAGCCCGCGATCTCATCTCTCCCTGCCGAGATGAAGGTGGCAATGACCGGAAAGTCCTGGAAACAGGGCTGCCCGGTTTCGCTCGACGATTTAGCTCTCGTTCGCGTGACGTATTTGGGACTCGATGGCTTGGCGCACGAGGGCAAGCTGGTCGTGAACAAACAGATCGCCGAGGATGTGGTGTCGGTTTTTGGCGATCTCTACAAAGCACGTTTTCCCATACGGAAGATTGGGTTCTGGGACGATTACGGTGCGGGGGTCTATGCGGAACAGAACATCACAGTTGGGTTTTACTGCGAGAAAGCGGACGATGCGCCAACAGAGTGGAGCAGCCACGCGTATGGCATGGCAATCGACATTAACCCATTCTTGAATCCGTTTCTCGATTTGCAACACAAGTGGTGGCCACTGGCCGCGGCCTCCAATGTTCCTCGTGACCGGACACCCGGTAAGGTATCGACTGACTCCGCGGTATTTGCGATCTTCACACGGCACGGCTGGGCCTGGGGAGGTTTTGACGCAGGTGTTCCGGATTACATGCACTTCACGAAAGTCACCGTGGGGGACGGGGCGAGGATGGACAGGCCCTACATTGTCACTGGCCTAAAATATGTGCCCAACGGCGCTACGGAACGCGCTCAACCCAAGTGA
- a CDS encoding TIGR03435 family protein, giving the protein MTRRLPLFLIALALASTAYAQTRLTFEVASIRASKADTLNGGIKPLPGGYGYIAQNMPVKIMISLMYRIPMRQIKGAPDWLNTERFDIEAKADHAYSVEDLHAMFQSLLADRFNLKFHIETKQGNVYALSVDPAGLKMKPNDSPQDYNIPVNFAANGFVGRRVPMPYLCWFLGQQLQDDARPVVDETGLKGNYDFNLSFRPVRPPDVSREDSGAPPDDRPSIYDALKEQLGLRLQPQKGPVDYLVIDSIQKPSVN; this is encoded by the coding sequence GTGACCCGTCGTCTCCCGCTCTTCCTGATCGCTCTCGCGCTCGCTTCGACCGCGTACGCACAGACGCGCCTCACCTTCGAGGTCGCCTCCATCCGCGCCTCTAAAGCCGACACTCTCAACGGTGGCATCAAGCCGCTGCCCGGCGGCTACGGCTACATCGCGCAGAACATGCCCGTCAAAATCATGATCAGCCTCATGTACCGCATCCCCATGCGGCAGATCAAAGGTGCCCCTGACTGGCTGAACACCGAGCGCTTCGATATCGAGGCCAAGGCCGACCACGCCTACAGCGTCGAAGACCTCCACGCCATGTTCCAGAGCCTGCTCGCCGACCGCTTCAACCTCAAGTTCCATATCGAAACCAAGCAGGGCAACGTCTACGCCCTCTCCGTCGACCCCGCGGGGCTCAAGATGAAGCCCAACGACAGCCCGCAGGACTACAACATCCCCGTCAACTTTGCCGCCAACGGATTCGTCGGGCGCAGGGTTCCGATGCCCTACCTCTGTTGGTTCCTCGGCCAGCAGCTCCAGGACGACGCCCGCCCCGTCGTTGACGAGACCGGGCTCAAAGGCAACTACGACTTCAACCTCTCCTTCCGGCCAGTCCGTCCTCCGGACGTCTCCCGCGAGGACTCCGGCGCCCCGCCGGACGATCGCCCATCCATCTACGACGCACTCAAAGAGCAGCTCGGGCTGCGCCTTCAACCTCAAAAGGGCCCGGTAGACTACTTGGTCATCGACAGCATTCAGAAGCCCTCCGTAAACTAG
- a CDS encoding metallophosphoesterase family protein yields MVVGVISDTHGLLRPEALEALRGVEHILHAGDVGSFDILERLKVIAPVTAVRGNVDTHGACAELPGTEMVELDGCYVYMVHAREWMDIVPKAAGVGLVVYGHSHEPGVERRDGVVYLNPGSAGPRRFKLPVSVARVRIDDGVVEAEIVELG; encoded by the coding sequence ATGGTTGTTGGGGTGATCTCGGATACGCATGGGCTGCTGCGGCCGGAGGCTCTGGAGGCGCTGCGGGGGGTGGAGCATATTCTTCATGCCGGAGATGTGGGGAGCTTCGACATTCTGGAGCGGTTGAAGGTGATTGCGCCGGTGACGGCGGTCCGCGGCAATGTGGATACGCATGGAGCTTGTGCGGAGCTGCCGGGGACGGAGATGGTGGAGCTGGATGGGTGCTATGTGTACATGGTCCACGCGCGGGAGTGGATGGACATTGTGCCGAAGGCGGCTGGGGTGGGGCTGGTGGTGTATGGGCACTCGCATGAGCCGGGGGTGGAGCGGCGCGATGGCGTGGTGTACTTGAACCCGGGGAGCGCTGGGCCGAGGCGGTTCAAACTGCCGGTGTCGGTGGCGCGGGTGAGGATCGACGATGGGGTGGTTGAGGCGGAGATTGTGGAGCTGGGGTAG
- a CDS encoding alkene reductase produces the protein MTDKIWLPLFSPVRMGSLELRNRIVMAPLTRMRADNPEHAPTQLHAEYYAQRADAGLIIGECTEVSAQGYGWADTPGLWSVEQVKGWRTVTDAVHRKGGLMYAQLWHTGAMSHPEFFSGELPVSASDVNPEQESVTPSGRKPTVAPRAMTKAEIRQTVADFGQAARNALEAGFDGVQIQANYLYLIAQFLSSGSNRRTDEYGGSTENRARMLFEITDTVLQYVEPGRVGVKIGPMHLAGPFAANDDTLPDMEYVFRKLDGYGLAHLLLMGANTDVSGSPLQELAGDGMFRHFRPLYRGHVIANVDMTAERGNRLLELGLVDSVAFGRPFIANPDLVRRLQQKASLNEIDWPTVYAAGPEGYTDYSVTEPQAV, from the coding sequence GTGACGGACAAGATATGGCTTCCCCTGTTTTCCCCTGTTCGCATGGGCTCGCTGGAGCTACGCAACCGGATTGTGATGGCTCCCTTGACGCGGATGCGGGCGGACAACCCGGAGCACGCACCGACACAGCTCCACGCGGAGTACTACGCACAGCGTGCCGATGCCGGCCTCATTATTGGTGAATGCACTGAAGTAAGCGCGCAGGGCTATGGTTGGGCCGACACTCCGGGGCTGTGGAGTGTCGAACAGGTGAAGGGCTGGCGCACCGTGACGGACGCTGTCCATCGCAAAGGCGGCCTGATGTATGCCCAGCTATGGCATACCGGCGCCATGTCACATCCGGAGTTCTTTTCGGGTGAGCTTCCGGTCTCCGCGTCGGATGTCAATCCCGAGCAGGAGAGCGTTACCCCGAGCGGACGCAAACCTACAGTCGCGCCCCGTGCGATGACCAAAGCGGAGATTCGCCAGACAGTAGCGGACTTCGGCCAGGCCGCCCGAAACGCGCTGGAGGCAGGGTTCGATGGCGTGCAGATCCAGGCCAACTACCTGTACCTGATTGCGCAGTTTTTGAGCAGTGGCAGCAATCGCCGCACCGATGAGTATGGCGGCTCGACCGAGAACCGCGCGCGGATGCTGTTTGAGATTACAGACACTGTGCTGCAGTATGTCGAGCCGGGCCGCGTGGGCGTCAAGATCGGGCCTATGCACCTGGCAGGCCCCTTTGCGGCCAACGACGACACGCTGCCGGATATGGAATATGTCTTCAGGAAACTTGACGGCTACGGCCTTGCGCATCTCCTGCTGATGGGGGCGAACACGGATGTATCCGGCAGCCCGTTGCAGGAGCTTGCGGGGGACGGCATGTTCCGCCACTTCCGGCCCTTGTATCGCGGGCATGTCATTGCGAACGTAGACATGACGGCTGAGCGAGGTAATCGCCTGCTGGAGCTGGGACTCGTCGATTCGGTTGCGTTTGGCCGGCCGTTTATCGCGAACCCCGATCTTGTGAGGCGATTGCAGCAGAAGGCCTCTCTGAATGAGATCGACTGGCCGACTGTGTACGCGGCCGGGCCCGAAGGCTATACGGACTACTCCGTGACGGAACCGCAGGCCGTGTGA
- the nikC gene encoding nickel transporter permease: MRRNRLALAGLILLGVFALCALLAPWLAPHDPAKLNLGARLLPPSAAHWFGTDELGRDVFSRVLYGARVSLTVAVAVVAVSLTLGLVFGMAAGFYGGWIDTVVNVYVSNAFLALPGILLAVAFVAFLGPSLVNLILALALANWVNYARLVRAQVMSVKEREFVQAARSLGATNLRLMTRHILPNIVQPLLVQAAVGMASAVLAEATLSFLGLGVQPPTATWGAMLNDARSHLFESPYLVFFPAMAVALCVLAFNLVGDGLRDALDPRSRTEV; the protein is encoded by the coding sequence ATGAGACGGAACCGGTTGGCCTTGGCGGGCCTGATTCTGCTGGGAGTATTTGCGCTGTGTGCGCTGCTGGCACCGTGGTTGGCGCCGCATGATCCGGCGAAGCTGAACCTGGGCGCGCGGCTGCTGCCGCCGAGCGCGGCGCACTGGTTTGGCACGGATGAGCTGGGGCGGGATGTGTTTTCGCGAGTGCTGTACGGGGCGCGGGTGTCGCTGACGGTGGCGGTGGCCGTGGTGGCGGTGTCGCTGACGCTGGGGCTGGTGTTTGGGATGGCGGCGGGGTTTTATGGCGGGTGGATCGACACAGTGGTGAATGTGTATGTGTCCAATGCGTTTTTGGCGCTGCCGGGGATTCTGCTGGCGGTGGCGTTTGTGGCGTTCCTGGGGCCGAGTCTGGTGAACCTGATCCTTGCGCTGGCGCTGGCGAACTGGGTGAACTATGCTCGGTTGGTGCGGGCGCAGGTGATGAGCGTGAAAGAGCGTGAGTTTGTGCAGGCGGCCCGGTCGCTGGGAGCGACGAACCTGCGGCTGATGACGCGGCATATTCTGCCGAACATTGTGCAGCCGCTGCTGGTGCAGGCGGCGGTAGGAATGGCGAGCGCCGTGCTGGCGGAGGCGACGCTGAGCTTTCTGGGGCTGGGGGTGCAGCCTCCGACGGCGACGTGGGGAGCGATGCTCAATGATGCGCGGTCGCACCTGTTCGAGTCGCCGTACCTGGTGTTCTTCCCTGCCATGGCGGTGGCGCTGTGTGTGCTGGCGTTCAACCTAGTGGGCGATGGGTTGCGGGATGCGCTTGATCCGAGGAGCAGGACGGAGGTGTGA
- a CDS encoding ABC transporter permease → MSSLRRILTRVVITLPVIWLVVTVVFLLIHIVPGDPIVQMLGDGATATDIAALRHSYGLDQPLLTQYIHYWAGLLHGNLGQSLRLHDSVLHLILQRYPYTLALTVAATILGALLAIPAGVASARRQNRLTDRTLGVVSLFGLSFPNFALGPILIVLFAISLGWMPVSGAGTGGVSFLVHLILPAVTLGLGMAAILTRMVRTSMLEELSQDYIRTARAKGLPERTVVYRHALRNALNPVLTVLGLQFGSLLSGAIVTETIFSWPGLGRLTLSAISNRDYALVQGCILAIGLTYVAVNLFTDSLYALADPRMRR, encoded by the coding sequence ATGTCCTCGCTCCGCCGCATCCTTACTCGCGTCGTCATCACGCTGCCTGTCATCTGGCTCGTGGTCACCGTCGTCTTCCTGCTGATCCACATCGTCCCCGGCGACCCCATCGTGCAGATGCTCGGCGACGGCGCGACCGCTACCGACATCGCCGCGCTCCGCCACAGCTACGGCCTCGACCAGCCTTTGCTCACCCAGTACATCCACTACTGGGCCGGCCTCCTCCACGGCAACCTCGGCCAATCGCTTCGCCTGCATGACTCCGTCCTGCACCTCATCCTGCAACGCTATCCCTACACCCTCGCGCTCACCGTCGCGGCCACAATCCTCGGAGCCCTCCTCGCCATCCCAGCCGGCGTCGCCTCCGCCCGCCGCCAGAACCGGCTCACCGACCGCACCCTCGGCGTCGTCAGCCTCTTTGGTCTCTCGTTCCCCAACTTCGCCCTTGGCCCCATCCTCATCGTGCTCTTCGCCATCTCGCTCGGCTGGATGCCCGTCTCCGGCGCAGGCACCGGCGGCGTCAGCTTCCTCGTCCACCTGATCCTGCCTGCGGTCACGCTCGGCCTCGGCATGGCTGCCATCCTCACCCGCATGGTTCGCACTTCCATGCTCGAAGAGCTCTCGCAGGACTACATTCGCACCGCCCGCGCCAAGGGCCTGCCCGAGCGCACCGTCGTCTACCGCCACGCCCTCCGCAACGCGCTCAACCCGGTTCTCACCGTGCTGGGCCTGCAGTTCGGCTCACTTCTCTCCGGCGCCATCGTCACAGAGACCATCTTCTCCTGGCCCGGCCTCGGCCGGCTCACGCTCTCCGCCATCTCCAACCGCGACTACGCGCTCGTCCAGGGCTGCATCCTTGCCATCGGGCTCACCTACGTCGCCGTCAACCTCTTCACTGATTCCCTGTACGCCCTCGCCGACCCCCGCATGAGACGATAA